In the genome of Chlamydiota bacterium, the window TCCTCGAGATGCTTGTCGCTCATGTGCATGCAGACGAGCGTCCCCACCCCCGCCTGGGCGAGTTTGGCGAGCACCTTCACGGGGCCCTCGGTCCCGCCGGTCATGTCCACGAAGATCGTTCCCGTCCTCCGGTTCTCCTTGCCCGCGATGATCTTCGGCGGGGCGTTGTTGGCGATGGAGGTCTGGTACTCGGGGATCTCCGCGAGCAGGTCGACGATGTCGCGCGCGCGCTCCGGCTTCCTGCGGTCCATGAGCCGCTGCAGCCAGCCGGCGACGCAGTTGTCGGCGGGGGTGTGCATGCAGGCGAGCGGGATGTCGAGAAGCCGCGCCGCGTCGACCGCCCGGGTGTGGTTCTGGGCCATCACCCGGCGCTCGACCTCCCCCATCCGCTCCTCCAGCAGCCCCTCGGCGGCGGCGATCGGCACGCCGAGGCCGTGCACGATCTCCGCCTGCATCCCCATCACGTTGTAGAAGCCGGCATACGCCCGCCCCGCCGGGTGGTGCGCCAGCACGAGGTCCAGCCGCCTCCCGCGCTCGCGCAGGCGGTCGGCGAGGACGATCTCGCCGACGTCGATGTCCACGCCGACCATCATCCCGCGGACCTCGACGGCCGGGTCGCCGTGCAGGATGCGGGTGTCGGCGTACGGGTTCTCGAGGCGCTCGCGGTCGAAGGAGCGCTTCCGGCGCTCCGGCATCTCCCCGAACGCCTGCGCGAGGCAGTCCAGCTCCCCGCGGACGCTCGCGGCGCCGCGGGGATCGCGCCGCATCCCCTCGGCGACCGCGCGCTGGAACATCGTGCCCAGTTTCATCGGACCTTCCTTTCCCTCGTCCCCCCGAACGCCCCCGTGCGGGCGCCCGGAGGCGGCGGCTCCTCCCCCCCGGAAAGCGGGCCGGTGCTCCTGATGACCTCCGGCGCGACGTTCACCTTCACGGACGGGAGTTGTTCGATCACATCGTCGGCGGGGAGCTCCCGCGCGGGCGGGTAGACGTGGACCGCCAGGCGGTACGCCCCCGGGACCGCCGATATCGCCAGCGGCCCGAAGAACGAGTTCCGGCTCACGGCGTTCGAGATCCGGTCGACCTTGACGAGGGCCAGAAGGATCAGCGCCGCGCAGGCGAACAGGAACGCCTTGGCCCCGCCCAGGGCCGCGCCGCCCAGCTTCTCGACGGTCGAGATGACGGGGATCCGCGCGAGGTGGCGGACGGCCTGGTTGAGCATGTAGAAGAAGGCGAAGACCGCGAGGAAGACGGCGAGGAAGCCGCAGGCAATGCGGATGTTCTCGTCGTCGGGGAGCCAGGGGGCGAACCGGTCCGCCGCGGCGGGGTAGTAGCGAAAGGAGAGGGAGAGGGCGAACAGGATGCCGAGGAAGCGGAGCACCTCCCCGGAGAGGCCCCGCCGGTGCCCGAGGATGACGCCGCGGACGACGACCAGCACGACGAGCAGGTCGATCAGGTGAAACCTCATCGGAACACGATCCTCCGCGAGCCCAAAACGCCCAAAATACTTAAACGATAAGTATAACAGGAAGATGGGTGAATGTCAAATTATTCCGCCCGCATTGTTTTCGTTTGCCCGCGCTGCGACCCCATGAGCAGATGATGGGAAAGGAGGGCCGCCCCGGCGGCGGCGGCGGTCTCGGCGCGTAGGACCTCCGCTGTGAGGCGGCAGGGGAGGGCCCCGGCCGCGATGAGGGCGTCGAGTTCGGCCGGCGTGAAATCGCCCTCCGGGCCGGTGACGATGAGGAGGCGGGACGCCGCCGCGGCCGCGGGCCGGGCGAGGAGTTCGCCGAGCGGGGGGCTGCCCTCGCGGAGGCAGGCGACGAATGCGGCGTCATATCCGCGCAGCAGCGCAGCCGGGTCCGGTCCCGGACGCATCGCGGTCTCGGGCAGGAAATCGCGTCCGCACTGGCGGCACGCCTCGAGGGCGATCTTCTGCCAGCGCTTCGCCCGCGCCTTCGCGTCCGCGTCCCCTCCGACGCGCGGCACGCTCCGCGCCGCGGCGAACGTCGCGATCGAGAGCGCCCCGAGCTCCGTGCAGGCCCGCACGGCGAGATCCATCGCGGGGGCCTTCAAAAGCGCCAGGGCGACGGAGAAGCCGCGGGCGGGCTTGGCGAGGCGGCGCTCCCGGACGATGGCGAGCGTGCACGAGTCGCCGCCTAGCGACCGCACCTCCGCCTGCGCGGTCCAGCCGTTCCCGTCGAAGGCGGCGACCTGCTCCCCCGCGCGGAGGCGCAGCACGCGGCGGAGGTAGTGCGCCTCCTCGGCGGGGAGGAGGAGCTCGTTTCCCCGGCGGCAGCCGAGGGGGGCGTGGACGCGTCGCTCGGGCAGCGGGTGCGTGGCGGCCGGCCTCCGTGTGGGCGCGTGGATCAGGCGCCGGTGAAAAACTTCTTCGCGCGCTCGATGAACGAGCTGCTTATCGGGTGGACTCGCTCGCCGCCAAGTTCGGCGAACTTCGCGAGGAGCGCCTTCTGCTCGTCGGTCATGCCGACGGGGGTCTCCAGCATGACGCGCACGTACTGGTCGCCGCGCCCCGCGCCGTTCACGTTCGGCATCCCCTTCCCCTTGAGGCGGAACGTCTTCCCGGTCTGCGTCCCCTCCGGGACCTCCAGACGGACCCTCCCCTCCAGCGTGGGGACGTCCACCGTGCCGCCGAGCGCCGCGGTCACGAACCCCAGCGGCACCTCGCAGAGGATGTCGTCGCCGTGGCGCTGGAAGATCTCGTGCTCCTTCACGTGGACGACGATGTACAGGTCGCCCGCCCGGGCGCCGTGCGCCCCCGCCTCGCCCTCCCCCGCGATCTTCAGGCGCGAGCCGGTCTCGATGCCCGGGGGCACCTTCACCGACATCTTCTTCCGGCGCCGCACGCGACCCTCGCCGCGGCAGCGGGGGCACGGATCCGACGCCGTGGTCCCCTCGCCGCGGCAGCGGGGGCAGGGGCTCCGGCGGATCTGCATCCCGAAGAAGCCGCTTACCCGTTCCTCGATGACGCCGTGCCCGCCGCAGGCGACGCACGGCCCGCGCGAGGTCCCCGCCCGCGCGCCGCTCCCGCGGCAGTCGCCGCAGAAGTCGAGGCGGGGGAATGAGAAGTCGCGCGTGCAGCCGGAGGCCGCCTCCTCGAGGGTGATCTCGAGGTCGTGGCGGAGGTCGTCGCCGCGCGCGGGCCCGCGGCGGGGCCCGCCGAAACCGAAGAAGTTGTCGAAGATGCTCCCGCCGCCGCCGAAGGCGCCCATGAACGTGCGGAGCGCCTCCTCGAGGTCGATCCCGTTGAATCCGCCGAAGCCGCCCGGCCCCCCGCGGAGCCCCGCGTGGCCGAACCGGTCGTAGCGCTCGCGCTTCTCGGGGTCGCTGAGGACCTCGTAGGCGACGGAGACCTCCTTGAACCGCTCCTCGGCGGTCTTGTCCCCGGGGTTCTTGTCGGGATGGTGTTTGACCGCGAGTTTCCGGTAGGCCTTCTTGATCTCCTCGGCGGCGGCGTTCCTCGCCACGCCGAGCACCTCGTAGTAGTCTCGCTTCGCCATGGTTCTCCGGAGCGTGATTTCGAATCCCGGCCGGTGTCGGCCGGGAGGGGGCGGTCGATGCGGGCGGTTTCGAGCCCGCCGGCCCCGCCGGGTCTCTAGACCGTCTCCTCGCCCGTCCCCTTGGGGGGCGCCGCGACGCCCACCACCGAGGGCCTGAGCAGCCGTCCGTTCAGCGTGTAGCCCCTGAGCGTCTCATCCACAACCGTTCCCTCGGGATGGCCGTCGGTCTCGACCTGCGCAACGGCCTCGTGGAACTCCGGGTTGAACGGTTTGCCGAGCGCCTCGATCGGTTGGAGCCCGAACTTGCCCAGCGCGGAGAGGAACTGCCTGCGGATGAGGGCGACGCCGTCGATGAGCCCCTTCGCGTCGGCGGGCGTTTGGGCGGCGGCGAGGGCCCGCTCCAGGTTGTCGATGACGCCGAGCAGCTCCGCCATCAGTTCCTCCTGCCCGTACTTGAGCAGGTCGAGACGGTCGCGCTCGGCCCGTTTCTTGTAGTTCTCCAGGTCCGCGGCAATCCGAAGCATCCGATCGTGGTATTCGTCGGCCTTGGCGGCCTTCTCCCGAAGCGCCGCGAGCTCGTGTGCCGCCGCGCGCTCCTTCTCCGGGGAGGCGGCCGGTGCGCCCTGCGTCATCGCCTGCGCCTTTTCCATCGCGATGTCCAGGTGCGTCTTGACCTGTTTCTTGTCGTGCGTCTCGTGCTTCTTCTCGGTGCCTTTGGCCTGGTCCTTGGTCATGCGCCACGCTCCTGTCCGGGAACGTCGAACGAAAGGGAAGGGCCCGTGTTCGGGGATGCTCCCTGCGCTGCAGCGGTGATAAGTATACGGATGCCGTCCGTGTGTGTCAACGGTGCCGCCCGGAAACAGGCGGGCCCCCGAACGGCGGATCCCGGCGGTATAGTCCGCGGGGTTTGCCCGGAACGTCTCCCCCGCAGCCGCCGCGCCCGTGCCTCTCGGGCGTCCCCGTCTCATTCCCCCGTGTAGATCCGGTGCTGGACCTGCTTCCCCATGGCGCACATCACGTCGTACGGGATGGTGCCGGTGAGATCGGCGACCTCGTTCACGGTGATCTCGTCGTCCCCCTGCCTCCCGATGACCACGACCTCGTCGCCGACCCGCGCCCCGGGGATGTGGCCGACGTCGATCATCGTCTGGTCCATCGTGACGTTGCCGACGACGGGGGCGCGCCTGCCGCGGACCAGGACCTCGCCCCGGTTCGAGAGGAGCCGGCAGTAGCCGTCGCCGTAGCCGATCGGGATGGTGGCGATCGCCGTGTCCCGGTAGGTGGCGTAGCTCCGGCAGTAACTGATCGACCGGCCGGGCGGCACCTGCTTCAGGTAACAGATCTCGGTCTTCAGGGTGAGGGCGGCGCGCAGGGGGACGGACTTGACCACCTCCCGGGACGGGTAGACGCCGTAGAGCATGATCCCGATGCGGGCCAGGTTGAAGTACGAGGCGGGGAGGCCGAGGAGCGCCCCGCTGTTGGCGATATGCACCAGGGGGACGCGGATCCCCGCGCGCCGGCATTTCAGGAGCACGCGCCGGAACCGGTCGAGTTGGAGCGTGGCGAAGGAGAGGTCGCGGTCGGACGCGCAGGCGAAGTGGGACGAGATCCCCTGGAGCCGCACCCCGCGGGTGCGGCGCGCGCGGCGTATGAAGTCGAACGCCCCCTCGTGCCAGACGCCGATGCGCCCCATCCCGGTGTCGACCACCGCGTGGATGTCCACGGCGCGCCCGGCGCGGAGGGCCGCGCGCGACACCGCGTCGAGCATCGCCGCGGAGCAGATGACCGGGGTAACGCGGTGCCGGACGATCGCCTCTGCGTGCCCGACCATCCCGGCGCTGAGCACGAGGATCCTGGCCTCGGGGTGCGCCTTGCGCAGCTTCAGCGCCTCGTAGATGTTCGACACCCCGAGCCAGCTCGCCCCGGACCGGAGTGCGACGCGGGATATCCGCGTCATCCCGTGCCCGTAGGCGTCGGCCTTGACCACCGCCAGGAGATGGACGCCGCGCCCGAGCTTGGCGCGTATCCGGGCGATGTTGTCCCGGACCGCGCCCAGGTCGATCTCGGCCCACGTCTTGTAGAGTTTTTCCATCCCGGCTCCGCCCTCGCGGCGTAAAAAACAATTTTACCGCAGATGCGGGGTTGGGTGAAGCCCAAACCGCCGCGGGGAAGGCCGTTTCCCTCGCGGCCGTCTCTCTCCTTCCCGCCGCGCCCCCTTCGGCCCCCTCCTCCACCCGTGCCGTCGTTCGCCGTCGGGAAGAATGGCGGGAGAGCCAAAAGAAAAAAAGAAAAGATAGTTTCCCTCTCCCGGTCCCATGCGCTATACTTATACTGTATATCGTTTCGTGTACGGCCGGCGAGAGGAACTCGGCGATGTCCGTTTCGACAGCGAAACGCGCCAGTGGGACACGACTACTGGGCGCCCTTCTGTGCGCGCTGGCCTTCGCCTCCCCCCGCCCGGCGCAATGCCAGTACGGCTGGGTGCACGTCACGACCCTCCCCGAGGCCAGTTCCGCGATCTGGCTCGACTTCGTATTCGACACCGGCATCAAGACGAACGAGGTCATCGGTCCGGTCTCCTCCGGCACGCACCAGATCTACGTGGTTCCCCCCGACGGTACTCCCGTTCCCGGCCCCCGCGAAGTGGCGGTCGCCACCGGGGCCACCTCCACCGTTGAGTTCGACATCGCCACGGGGACGGGCTCCATCATCGTCTCGTCCCTCCCGGAGACGGGCGGAGACATCTACCTTGACTACGGTTCCACGGAACAGGTCACCGACGCCACGCTTGACGACGTCGCGGCGGGGACGCACTACCTGCTGCTGCGAAAGGCCGGGTGCGTGAAGCCGGGATACCAGGCGGTGGTGGTGGAGGCGAGCGCCTCGACAGAGGTCGTGATGTACCTCGAGCAGGCCGCCTCGACGACCTCGGCCGTCCTGGGCGTGGATTCGGTGCCGCCCGGGGCGGAGATCTATCTCGACTACATCAGTCTCTCGGAGTTCACGAACAGCACGGTCTCCTCGGAGATCGGCTACGGGACGCACGACGTGACGGTGACGCTGCCGGGGTATCTCGTGCCGCCGTCGCAGACAGTCGAGCTTTCGGCGGGCACCCCCTCCACGGAGCTCCTGTTCGTGCTCGTCGAGGAGCCCACCATCACCCCGACGCCGACGGAGACGCCGACATCGACGCCGACGCCGACGCCGACGGCGACGATCACGCCCGGGGGTCCCACGCTGACGCCTACGGCGACCGCGACGGAGACGCCGACGGCCACGCCCACGATCACGCCCGGGGGGCCGACGGTCACGCCGACGCCGACGCCGACGCCGGACCTCGGGGTGGGGTCGGTGAACGTGTACACGACGCCGGTGGCAGGGGCGGACATCCTGCTCGACTACGCGGCGACGGGACAGACGACGAACTCGACGCTGGCGCAGGTACAGGCGGGGAGCCACGTGGTGTCGGTCTCCTTGGAGGGGATGTACCCGGCGCAGGCGCCGCAGGATGTGTGGGTGGTGGGGAGCGCGTCGACGGACGTGGTGTTCGTGCTGACGGAGGCGACGGGGGCGCTTGAGGTAAGGGCGTCGCCGGAGGCGAGCGCGGAGATCTACCTGGACTACAAGAACACGGGGCTGCTGACGGACGATACGATCGGGGACGTGGGGGTGGGGACGCACTACGTGACGGTGCGGAAGGACGGGATGGTCCCGCCGGGGGTGGTCGCGGCGGCGGTGACGGCGGGGTCGACGACGACGGTGGAGTTCGAGCTGTGGGCGGCGACCGAGTCGTGCCCGATCACAGTGGAGTCGGTGCCGACGGGGGCGGAGATCTACCTGGACTACATCGGGACGGGGCAGGTGACGAACGACACGCTTGCGGAGGTGGGGTACGGGACGCACGCGGTGACGGTGCTGCTGCCGGGGTACCTGAAGCCGCCGCCGCAGACGGTGGAGCTGTCGGCGTCCACCTGCGCGACGACGCTGGTGTTCACGCTGGTGGAGGCGGAGACCCCGACGGTCACCCCGACGCCCACCATCACCCCGACGCCGACGATCACCCCCACGCCCACCATCACGCCGACGCCCACCATCACGCCGCCGCCGACGATCACGCCGACGCCCACCATCACCCCGACGAGGACGCCGACGCCGGTTCTGCCGACGCCGACGCCCGACCTTTCCTACGGATGGATCGGCGTCTCCACGACCCCCGTCCCCGGCTCGGCGATCTTCCTGGATTTCATCTTCGACACGGGGCTCGACACGAACGCGGTCATCGGCCCGGTGGCGTCGGGAGTTCATAACGTCCTCGTGGAGCCGCTGGATCCGACGCCCATACCGGCGCCGAAGGCGGTGGCGGTGCTCGAAGGAGCCACCTCGGAGGTCTGGTTTGACCTCGGGCTCGGGATGGGCCTGATCGATGTGACCTCCTCCCCGGAGACCGGCGCGAGGATCTACCTCGACTACGCCGACACGGGTCTGGAGACAAACGACACGATCGCAAATGTTCCGGTGGGCACGCATTTCGTGTCGATACGCAAGGACGGTTTCGATCCGCCCGGCGTGCAGACGGCGGAGGTCCTCGCGGGCGAGACGACGTCGGTCGCCTTCGAGCTGCCGCCTGCGGGCCTATGCCCCGTCACGGTGACCTCGGATCCAAACCAGGCGGAGGTATACCTCGACTACATCCCGACGGGCCAGTTGACGGATGTCGTGCTCGCGGGGATCGGCTACGGGAAGCACGACGTGACCGTGCGGCGTAGCGGGTACCTGCTGCCGCCGCCGCAGACGGTGGAGCTCTCCGCCTCGACCTGTGCGACCTCGGTGCACTTCGCGCTGGTCGAGGAGCCGCCGACGGCGACCCCGACGCCGGGACCGACCGCCACGCCGACCGCCCCCCCGCCGCCGCCGCCGACGCCGACGCCGTTCCCCGGCGGACTTAAGGTCTGGCTGAACAACGCCGCACTCCGCCCGGGGGACACGTTCGAGGTGGCGGTGAGCTTCACGGACTCCGTCATCGACTTCGACGGCTACATGGTGATCGTGAGATCCGACGGGCGCGCCTGGTCGATCCTCCAGGGCAACCGGCTGGTCGAGGCGCTCCTCCCCATCGTCGCCGACGCGATGGAGATCCACTACCCGTGGGGGCCGGTGACGGTGCTCAGGATGCAGGTTCCCTACGGCGTGCCGGGCTACTACGCGGTGTACGGCGCGATACTCCCGCCGGGCACCCCGCCCACGCTCCAGAACGCCCGCGGTCCGTTCAGCCAGCTCGACATCGAGCCGTTCTACGTATCGCCCTGACCGCCTTCCCGCCTTGCGTGCTGCGCCGCTTTGAAGCCGTTGAACTCCGCCTGGGGCCGTGCTAAACTTTATTAATAGTCTTGTTTCCGTGCCGGCCGCGCACAAAGGAGAACCGGTGATGAGAAGGGCGCTCCCACTCGTGCTTTTCGCGGTTCTGACGGCCGGGGCGCGCCCCGTCCCGGCGCAGGAGCTCCATCCCCGAATGCGGTTCACGCGGGAGGAGAAGCGCCGTTGGATCGAGGCCTACGAGCGCGCCTCCCGGGTCTATCTCGATCCCGCCCTGAAGTCGATCCACGAATCCAAGGACCTCCTCAAGTACCTCTCGTACGTCCCCGCGGAGCGGGACCAGGGGTCGTGCGGCAACTGCTGGCAGTGGGCGGGGACCGGCTGCATGGAGATCTCCCACACGCTCCAGCGCGGCATCATGGACCGTTTCTCGATCCAGTATCTGAACTCCTGTGCCTCCTCGCTGATAGGGAAGGACTGCTGCGACGGCGGGACGGTGGAGAACGTGGCCGCGTTTTACAACGCGACCCGGAAGGCGATCCCCTGGTCCAACGCGCAGGCGTATTGGCAGGACGGCGACGCCTCCTGCGACACCCCCTGCGACACCGTCGCGGATTCCCCCTCCTACGGCATAGTTTCGATCGCGGCCGAGACGATCCCGACGCACAAGATCGGGCAGGAGGACGCCATAGAGAACATCAAGAACGTCCTCGATCAGAACAGGCCGGTCTTCTTCGCGTTCTTTCTCGCCGACGACGCCGATTGGGATGTCTTCTTCAACTTCTGGAACAGCAGCGACGAGGGGAGCCTGTTCAATTTCGACTACTCCTGCAACCACCCGTGGAACCCCAAGCAGGGAGGCGGGCACGCGGTGCTCTGCGTGGGGTACGACGACGAAGACCCCGACGACCGCTACTGGCTGATGCTCAACAGCTGGGGCACCACGGCGGGCCGTCCGAACGGGCTCTTCCGGGTGGATATGGACATCGACTACGACTGCGCCGACACCACCCCCGAGTACAACCTCTTCTGGCAAACGCTGAACGTCGTCTATCAGACGGAACCGACCCCGACCCCGACGCCGAAACCCTCGACGACGGGCGCACTCAACGTCTCCAGCAGTCCGGTTCAGGGGGCGGCGATCTACCTGGACTACTTCAGCGTGGGGCAGCTCACGAACAGCATCCTGGCCGCCGTGCACCCGGGCATGCATACGGTGTGGGTCTCCCACCCGGCGTATCCGCCGCAGGCCCCGCGCGAGGGGGTGGAGGTCGTCGCGGGCGGGGTGACCCCGGTGACGTTCGAGCTCAAGGATGCCTTGCAGTCGGGCGATATCCTCGTCGAGTCGGACCCGGAAAAGGGCGCGGCGATTTACCTCGACTACCGCAACACCGGCCTGGTGACCGACGCGACGCTCGCCGACATCGGCCCGGGCACGCACTACGTGACGATACGGAAGGACGGCACGGTCCCGCCCGGTCTGCAGGCGGCCTTTGTGGAGACGGGGCTGACCACCCCGCTGCTCTTCGGGCTATGGGCGGCGACGGACTCCTGCCCGATCAGCGTCTCCTCGGTGCCCACGGGTGCGGATATCTACCTCGACTACCTGCCGACAGGACTTGTCACCGACGCCACCATCGAGGAGGTCGGGCATGGAACGCACGACGTCACGGTGCGCAAGAGCGGGTACCTGATACCGCCGCCGCAGACGGTGGAGCTGTCGGCGGCCACCTGCGCCACCTCGCTGGTCTTCGAACTGATGGCCGTGCCGACCCCGACCCCGATCCCGACGCCGACGCCGACGCCGTTCGCGCAGGGCCTGCGCGTCTGGCTGAACAACGCCGCGCTCCGCCCGGGGGACACGTTCGAGGTGGCGGTGAGCTTCACGGACTCCATCCTCGACTTCGACGGCTACATGGTGATCGTGAGATCCGACGGGCGCGCCTGGTCGATCCTCCCGGGCAACCGGCTGGTCGAGGGGCTCCTCCCCATCGTCGCCGACGCGCTGGAGATCCACCACCCGTGGGGGCCGGTGACGGTGTTCAGGATGCAGATTCCGTACGGCGTGCCGGGCTACTACGCGGTGTACGCCGCGATACTCCCGTCGGGCACCCCGCCCACGCTCCAAAACGCCCGCGGACTGTACGCGCAGCTTGACGTGGAACCCGCGCGGGTCCTGTATTAGCTGTAGTGGCGTCTGTCCCGCGGGGACCCCCGGGCCCCGCGCGCCTTCATCGCGGGGTGCCTCCGCCTGACGGGCGCGCGACGCTATGCGGAGTTCCCCGCCCCCCGCGCCGACGCCTCTTCCCGCAGCGTCCGCACGATCTCGGCGAGTTCCGCCGTCTCGCGCCGGAGATGGCCGACGCTCATCCGGAGCGAAGAGACGCAGAGGTCCTCCTCCCCCGGACTATCGAGGCCCGCCGCGGCGACCGGCCCGTCCGCGGCGGGCCCTGTCAGGCACCTGCCCGAGCCGCCGCGCGCGGGCGTACCGAGCGCGCTGCACGAGTCCAGGATCCCCCGGAAACAGGCCGCCGCGGCGTCGATCTCCGCGTCGAGCGCCTGTTTCTGTCCCGCCGTCAGAAGCCCGTCGCGGAATATCCGCGGGCTGAACCAGAGGACGTCCCACGAGTAGTGCGCGACCGAGGCGAGCCTGTCCGCGATGCGCGAGAGCGAGACCACGGCGGCGTAGCTGAGTCCGCCGCTCTCCTTCCGGAGCCGCAGCTCCTTCTTCAGGTCCGCCATCTCGTCGATGGCGCTGCTGATGAGACGGAAGAGG includes:
- a CDS encoding NGG1p interacting factor NIF3, yielding MKLGTMFQRAVAEGMRRDPRGAASVRGELDCLAQAFGEMPERRKRSFDRERLENPYADTRILHGDPAVEVRGMMVGVDIDVGEIVLADRLRERGRRLDLVLAHHPAGRAYAGFYNVMGMQAEIVHGLGVPIAAAEGLLEERMGEVERRVMAQNHTRAVDAARLLDIPLACMHTPADNCVAGWLQRLMDRRKPERARDIVDLLAEIPEYQTSIANNAPPKIIAGKENRRTGTIFVDMTGGTEGPVKVLAKLAQAGVGTLVCMHMSDKHLEEAKRENLIVIIAGHMASDNLGLNLLLDAVVGEDEIEIIPCSGFTRVARARRGGRRG
- a CDS encoding CvpA family protein, with translation MRFHLIDLLVVLVVVRGVILGHRRGLSGEVLRFLGILFALSLSFRYYPAAADRFAPWLPDDENIRIACGFLAVFLAVFAFFYMLNQAVRHLARIPVISTVEKLGGAALGGAKAFLFACAALILLALVKVDRISNAVSRNSFFGPLAISAVPGAYRLAVHVYPPARELPADDVIEQLPSVKVNVAPEVIRSTGPLSGGEEPPPPGARTGAFGGTRERKVR
- a CDS encoding RsmE family RNA methyltransferase, translated to MLRLRAGEQVAAFDGNGWTAQAEVRSLGGDSCTLAIVRERRLAKPARGFSVALALLKAPAMDLAVRACTELGALSIATFAAARSVPRVGGDADAKARAKRWQKIALEACRQCGRDFLPETAMRPGPDPAALLRGYDAAFVACLREGSPPLGELLARPAAAAASRLLIVTGPEGDFTPAELDALIAAGALPCRLTAEVLRAETAAAAGAALLSHHLLMGSQRGQTKTMRAE
- the dnaJ gene encoding molecular chaperone DnaJ produces the protein MAKRDYYEVLGVARNAAAEEIKKAYRKLAVKHHPDKNPGDKTAEERFKEVSVAYEVLSDPEKRERYDRFGHAGLRGGPGGFGGFNGIDLEEALRTFMGAFGGGGSIFDNFFGFGGPRRGPARGDDLRHDLEITLEEAASGCTRDFSFPRLDFCGDCRGSGARAGTSRGPCVACGGHGVIEERVSGFFGMQIRRSPCPRCRGEGTTASDPCPRCRGEGRVRRRKKMSVKVPPGIETGSRLKIAGEGEAGAHGARAGDLYIVVHVKEHEIFQRHGDDILCEVPLGFVTAALGGTVDVPTLEGRVRLEVPEGTQTGKTFRLKGKGMPNVNGAGRGDQYVRVMLETPVGMTDEQKALLAKFAELGGERVHPISSSFIERAKKFFTGA
- the grpE gene encoding nucleotide exchange factor GrpE; this translates as MTKDQAKGTEKKHETHDKKQVKTHLDIAMEKAQAMTQGAPAASPEKERAAAHELAALREKAAKADEYHDRMLRIAADLENYKKRAERDRLDLLKYGQEELMAELLGVIDNLERALAAAQTPADAKGLIDGVALIRRQFLSALGKFGLQPIEALGKPFNPEFHEAVAQVETDGHPEGTVVDETLRGYTLNGRLLRPSVVGVAAPPKGTGEETV
- the alr gene encoding alanine racemase, encoding MEKLYKTWAEIDLGAVRDNIARIRAKLGRGVHLLAVVKADAYGHGMTRISRVALRSGASWLGVSNIYEALKLRKAHPEARILVLSAGMVGHAEAIVRHRVTPVICSAAMLDAVSRAALRAGRAVDIHAVVDTGMGRIGVWHEGAFDFIRRARRTRGVRLQGISSHFACASDRDLSFATLQLDRFRRVLLKCRRAGIRVPLVHIANSGALLGLPASYFNLARIGIMLYGVYPSREVVKSVPLRAALTLKTEICYLKQVPPGRSISYCRSYATYRDTAIATIPIGYGDGYCRLLSNRGEVLVRGRRAPVVGNVTMDQTMIDVGHIPGARVGDEVVVIGRQGDDEITVNEVADLTGTIPYDVMCAMGKQVQHRIYTGE
- a CDS encoding PEGA domain-containing protein → MSVSTAKRASGTRLLGALLCALAFASPRPAQCQYGWVHVTTLPEASSAIWLDFVFDTGIKTNEVIGPVSSGTHQIYVVPPDGTPVPGPREVAVATGATSTVEFDIATGTGSIIVSSLPETGGDIYLDYGSTEQVTDATLDDVAAGTHYLLLRKAGCVKPGYQAVVVEASASTEVVMYLEQAASTTSAVLGVDSVPPGAEIYLDYISLSEFTNSTVSSEIGYGTHDVTVTLPGYLVPPSQTVELSAGTPSTELLFVLVEEPTITPTPTETPTSTPTPTPTATITPGGPTLTPTATATETPTATPTITPGGPTVTPTPTPTPDLGVGSVNVYTTPVAGADILLDYAATGQTTNSTLAQVQAGSHVVSVSLEGMYPAQAPQDVWVVGSASTDVVFVLTEATGALEVRASPEASAEIYLDYKNTGLLTDDTIGDVGVGTHYVTVRKDGMVPPGVVAAAVTAGSTTTVEFELWAATESCPITVESVPTGAEIYLDYIGTGQVTNDTLAEVGYGTHAVTVLLPGYLKPPPQTVELSASTCATTLVFTLVEAETPTVTPTPTITPTPTITPTPTITPTPTITPPPTITPTPTITPTRTPTPVLPTPTPDLSYGWIGVSTTPVPGSAIFLDFIFDTGLDTNAVIGPVASGVHNVLVEPLDPTPIPAPKAVAVLEGATSEVWFDLGLGMGLIDVTSSPETGARIYLDYADTGLETNDTIANVPVGTHFVSIRKDGFDPPGVQTAEVLAGETTSVAFELPPAGLCPVTVTSDPNQAEVYLDYIPTGQLTDVVLAGIGYGKHDVTVRRSGYLLPPPQTVELSASTCATSVHFALVEEPPTATPTPGPTATPTAPPPPPPTPTPFPGGLKVWLNNAALRPGDTFEVAVSFTDSVIDFDGYMVIVRSDGRAWSILQGNRLVEALLPIVADAMEIHYPWGPVTVLRMQVPYGVPGYYAVYGAILPPGTPPTLQNARGPFSQLDIEPFYVSP
- a CDS encoding PEGA domain-containing protein, which produces MRRALPLVLFAVLTAGARPVPAQELHPRMRFTREEKRRWIEAYERASRVYLDPALKSIHESKDLLKYLSYVPAERDQGSCGNCWQWAGTGCMEISHTLQRGIMDRFSIQYLNSCASSLIGKDCCDGGTVENVAAFYNATRKAIPWSNAQAYWQDGDASCDTPCDTVADSPSYGIVSIAAETIPTHKIGQEDAIENIKNVLDQNRPVFFAFFLADDADWDVFFNFWNSSDEGSLFNFDYSCNHPWNPKQGGGHAVLCVGYDDEDPDDRYWLMLNSWGTTAGRPNGLFRVDMDIDYDCADTTPEYNLFWQTLNVVYQTEPTPTPTPKPSTTGALNVSSSPVQGAAIYLDYFSVGQLTNSILAAVHPGMHTVWVSHPAYPPQAPREGVEVVAGGVTPVTFELKDALQSGDILVESDPEKGAAIYLDYRNTGLVTDATLADIGPGTHYVTIRKDGTVPPGLQAAFVETGLTTPLLFGLWAATDSCPISVSSVPTGADIYLDYLPTGLVTDATIEEVGHGTHDVTVRKSGYLIPPPQTVELSAATCATSLVFELMAVPTPTPIPTPTPTPFAQGLRVWLNNAALRPGDTFEVAVSFTDSILDFDGYMVIVRSDGRAWSILPGNRLVEGLLPIVADALEIHHPWGPVTVFRMQIPYGVPGYYAVYAAILPSGTPPTLQNARGLYAQLDVEPARVLY